From the Lathyrus oleraceus cultivar Zhongwan6 chromosome 4, CAAS_Psat_ZW6_1.0, whole genome shotgun sequence genome, one window contains:
- the LOC127076848 gene encoding uncharacterized protein LOC127076848 produces the protein MANQLGNLVESIKSKVRSTLKMKKGKKPYMKIDKSASVKVEIRSRKARKIIEKTLKAADNPGKHNITV, from the coding sequence ATGGCGAATCAGTTAGGAAATCTGGTGGAATCAATAAAGTCAAAGGTTCGATCAACACTGAAGATGAAGAAGGGAAAGAAACCATACATGAAGATCGACAAGAGTGCAAGCGTAAAGGTCGAGATTCGAAGCAGAAAAGCTCGTAAGATTATTGAGAAGACGTTGAAAGCTGCTGATAATCCTGGCAAGCATAACATCACTGTATAA